Proteins encoded together in one Anopheles darlingi chromosome 3, idAnoDarlMG_H_01, whole genome shotgun sequence window:
- the LOC125953854 gene encoding venom carboxylesterase-6-like, whose amino-acid sequence MMLIRKSANNRHEATIWLLIVYILQSFVSGTVVQIENGPIIGEQREHFYAFEGLPYAKAPVGELRFAPSEPYSDRWTEPRNATHLGSFCMQWNHLVPGKDKLLGEEDCLFANVYTTSLDESAGLSTIVYIHGGAFMFGGGGFFSPDHLLQKPMVLVTFNYRLGPLGFLSTEDDVLPGNYGLKDQVMLLQWVKRNIRHFGGDPERVTLAGFSAGGASVHLHYLSPMSRGLFQNGIAHSGTALNPWVLAEESAAKTKSIASALDCQTNNGQALVDCLRKRPAEDIVRQVPILLDYLYNPFSPLGVVIEKQSKLNRKPFLPDHPLVLSKKGKLTKVPLVLSVTQAEGLYPGAEFISNPAYLEDINEHWNELLPSILDYKSAVRDPQQRYELAVTISERYFGKERQLTPENFDQFVSILSNRLFFQGVTKTAKLLQPHIPVYFYYFNFKAVYGLGELVSGLAGERNLGVAHGEDTFLLYPSSMRDEHPYSATELKVVSNLVTLYDTFSRGLPPRYGEQELPIQNVTGQLRFLEIRHPATEMKTAYGVSDEAFWDKLNFNELPVIKNSPTDSHTEL is encoded by the exons ATGATGTTGATTCGAAAATCTGCCAACAACAGGCACGAGGCAACAATCTGGTTGCTGATAGTGTACATTTTGCAATCTTTCGTCTCCGGAACGGTGGtccaaattgaaaatggaccTATCATTGGTGAACAACGGGAGCATTTCTACGCGTTCGAGGGACTACCGTACGCCAAGGCACCGGTAGGGGAGCTCCGCTTTGCTCCTTCCGAACCGTACAGTGATCGATGGACGGAGCCACGGAACGCCACACACCTTGGATCGTTCTGCATGCAGTGGAACCATCTCGTGCCGGGCAAGGATAAACTGCTCGGCGAGGAGGACTGTCTGTTTGCTAACGTCTACACTACCTCACTCGATGAATCGGCTGGCCTTTCCACGATCGTGTATATACACGGCGGTGCGTTCATGTTCGGTGGAGGAGGTTTCTTCTCACCAGACCACCTGCTGCAGAAACCGATGGTTCTGGTCACTTTCAACTACCGCCTCGGACCGCTAGGCTTCCTCAGCACGGAAGATGATGTGCTGCCGGGTAACTACGGGCTTAAGGATCAAGTGATGCTACTGCAATGGGTCAAACGGAACATCCGCCATTTCGGTGGTGATCCCGAACGGGTAACGCTGGCCGGATTTTCGGCCGGTGGTGCCAGCGTACATCTGCACTACCTATCGCCAATGTCCCGGGGATTGTTCCAGAACGGTATAGCCCACAGTGGAACCGCACTGAATCCGTGGGTGTTGGCTGAAGAATCGGCGGCCAAAACGAAGAGTATCGCCAGTGCACTGGATTGCCAAACTAATAATGGCCAGGCGCTGGTTGATTGTCTACGAAAACGTCCCGCCGAGGATATCGTTCGTCAGGTGCCGATTCTGCTCGATTATCTCTACAATCCTTTCTCGCCGCTTGGCGTAGTGATCGAGAAGCAAAGTAAGCTGAACCGTAAACCCTTCCTTCCCGATCATCCGTTGGTGCTTTCGAAGAAGGGAAAGCTAACGAAAGTGCCACTCGTACTGTCAGTGACGCAGGCGGAAGGCTTGTATCCGGGCGCTGAGTTCATTAGCAATCCGGCGTATCTCGAGGATATTAACGAGCACTGGAATGAACTGCTACCGAGCATACTGGACTACAAGTCAGCCGTACGGGATCCACAGCAACGGTACGAGCTAGCGGTGACAATCAGTGAGCGCTACTTCGGAAAGGAACGCCAATTGACGCCCGAAAACTTTGATCAGTTTGTATCT ATTCTTTCCAACCGGCTGTTCTTCCAAGGAGTGACCAAAACGGCCAAGCTTCTGCAGCCACATATTCCGGTGTATTTCTACTACTTCAATTTTAAGGCCGTTTACGGTCTAGGCGAACTGGTATCCGGTTTGGCAGGCGAGCGAAACCTAGGTGTAGCGCACGGAGAAGATACGTTCCTGCTTTACCCCAGCAGTATGCGTGATGAACATCCATACAGTGCGACCGAGCTGAAGGTAGTGTCTAATCTCGTTACCCTGTACGATACCTTCTCTCGTGGACTACCACCGAGGTATGGTGAGCAGGAGCTGCCCATCCAGAACGTTACCGGACAGCTACGGTTTCTAGAAATTCGACATCCCGCGACAGAAATGAAGACGGCGTACGGAGTAAGCGATGAGGCGTTCTGggacaaattgaatttcaacgAGCTTCCAGTAATCAAAAACAGTCCCACCGATTCCCATACCGAGCTGTAG
- the LOC125953850 gene encoding nucleolar and coiled-body phosphoprotein 1-like isoform X1 yields the protein MAALTDSILDALVYDHLSRKDKTFAEVFLKKYKSPKLPKGSPRLDEIVKHFQATKKKLQLTGNAAAAEESSSEEESDEDEEEEQVATPSKKTQANGKSAAVANGAKAANGKAATNGAAAKKPQQQEESSEEEDSDEDDDDEEEEVVAKPAPKKGPVVAKGATPAKVAAPQAKKPQQPAEEEDSDSSEEEDDEAPAVKPLVAKKGPIVALKKPQDSDDDEDDDDEEDSDDDEDEKPVSKPAIVVKAGQKRKADEEEEDDDDDEDDDDDNDDEEEEEQVKTPAKSPANKFGDKKQQQQQQQINKVLNGKAPVNGGPPLKKVKANESSSEDSSSDDEAAEKTSAKIPAAKTVTIPTAVASKKKAESSDDSSDDSSEDDTAKKAPVKAPVAKTVATPTAVASKKKAESSDDSSDDSSEEDTTKKAPVKAPVTKTVATPTAVTSKKKAESSDDSSDDSSEEDTTKKTPAKAPVAKAVVNPKAAVSKKKAESSDDSSDDSSEDDTAKKAPVKAPAAKAVATPTAVASKKKAESSDDSSDDSSEEDTAKTAPVKAPAVKAVATPTAVASKKKAESSDDSSDDSSEDDTAKKAPVKAPVTKTVATPTAAASKKKAESSDDSSDDSSEDDTAKKAPVKAPVAKTVATPKAAASKKKAEFSDDSSDDSSEDDTAKKAPVKAPVAKTVATPKAAASKKKAESSDDSSDDSSEEDTAKKAPVKAPAAKAVATPKAVASKKKAESSDDSSDDSSEDDTAKKAPVKAPVAKTVATPTAAASKKKAESSDDSSDDSSEDDTAKKAPVKAPVAKAVATPKAAASKKKAESSDDSSDDSSEEDTTKKTPAKAPVAKAVATPTAVATKKKAESSDDSSDDSSEEDTAKKAPAKAPAAKAVATPTVAASKKKAESSDDSSDDSDEDDKKSSQQQQTANVGQKRKAQDEQEVAEEPPAKKPNFYSNFVKSSEPWNSQETPPNKQNFNNVNGNNSAGGTGSGKKMALNSDEKRGINRFRRVKEEEVEIDNRLMDNSYEAKKNARGSFGERANEILKHTKGKSFRHEKTKKKRSGYRGGLIDMSVNSIKFDD from the exons ATGGCCGCACTCACAGACTCCATCCTTGATGCCCTCGTGTACGATCATTTGTCGCGCAAAGACAAAACGTTCGCGGAAGTTTTCCTCAAGAAATACAAGTCG cCAAAGCTTCCCAAAGGATCACCCCGGTTGGACGAGAttgtaaaacatttccaaGCGACGAAAAAGAAACTTCAACTGACTGGAAATGCTGCCGCAGCAGAAGAGTCAAGCTCGGAGGAAGAAtccgatgaggacgaggaggaagagcaggtAGCCACACCGTCGAAAAAAACACAGGCCAATGGAAAGAGCGCTGCAGTAGCCAACGGTGCTAAGGCCGCAAATGGCAAGGCAGCTACGAACGGAGCCGCCGCAAagaagccacagcagcaggaggaatcCTCGGAAGAAGAGGATTctgatgaagacgatgatgatgaggaggaggaagtggtgGCCAAGCCAGCACCCAAGAAGGGACCGGTGGTCGCCAAGGGTGCTACTCCTGCTAAAGTAGCAGCACCGCAGGCCAAGAAGCCTCAACAGCcggcggaggaggaagatTCCGACAGCtcggaagaggaggacgacgaagcgCCGGCAGTAAAACCTTTGGTTGCTAAGAAGGGACCAATCGTGGCCCTTAAAAAACCGCaagacagcgacgacgatgaggatgacgatgatgaagaggattctgatgacgatgaagatgaaaaaccAGTGTCGAAACCTGCTATCGTTGTCAAGGCTGGGCAAAAGCGCAAGGctgacgaggaggaagaggatgatgatgacgacgaggacgacgatgatgacaacgacgatgaagaggaagaagaacaggTCAAAACTCCTGCCAAGTCGCCGGCGAACAAGTTCGGTGataagaagcaacagcagcaacagcaacag ATAAATAAGGTGCTCAATGGGAAAGCTCCAGTAAATGGTGGACCACCATTAAAGAAAGTTAAAGCAAATGAATCTTCGAGTGAAGATAGCAGTTCCGACGATGAAGCAGCTGAAAAGACTTCGGCAAAAATTCCTGCAGCAAAGACAGTAACTATTCCTACGGCTGTTgcttcgaagaagaaggcagaatCCTCGGATGATAGCTCAGATGATAGTTCTGAGGACGATACAGCAAAGAAAGCACCCGTGAAGGCACCGGTGGCAAAGACAGTAGCAACTCCTACAGCTGTAgcatcgaagaagaaggcagaatCCTCGGATGATAGCTCAGATGATAGTTCTGAAGAGGATACAACAAAGAAAGCACCCGTGAAGGCACCGGTGACAAAGACAGTCGCAACTCCTACAGCTGTTACATCGAAGAAAAAGGCAGAATCCTCGGATGATAGCTCAGATGATAGTTCTGAAGAGGATACAACAAAGAAAACACCCGCGAAAGCACCGGTGGCAAAGGCAGTCGTAAATCCTAAAGCTGCTgtttcgaagaagaaggcagaatCCTCGGATGATAGCTCAGACGATAGTTCTGAAGACGATACAGCAAAGAAAGCACCCGTGAAGGCACCTGCTGCAAAGGCAGTCGCAACTCCTACAGCTGTTGCTTCGAAGAAAAAGGCAGAATCCTCGGATGATAGCTCAGACGATAGTTCTGAAGAGGATACAGCGAAGACAGCACCCGTGAAGGCACCTGCAGTAAAGGCAGTCGCAACTCCTACAGCTGTTgcatcgaagaagaaggcagaatCTTCGGATGATAGCTCAGACGATAGTTCTGAGGACGATACAGCAAAGAAAGCACCCGTGAAGGCACCGGTGACAAAGACAGTAGCAACTccaacggctgctgcttcgaagaagaaggcagaatCCTCGGATGATAGCTCAGACGATAGTTCTGAGGACGATACAGCAAAGAAAGCACCCGTGAAGGCACCGGTGGCAAAGACAGTAGCAACTCCtaaagctgctgcttcgaagaagaaggcagaatTCTCGGATGATAGCTCAGACGATAGTTCTGAGGACGATACAGCAAAGAAAGCACCCGTGAAGGCACCGGTGGCAAAGACAGTAGCAACTCCtaaagctgctgcttcgaagaagaaggcagaatCCTCGGATGATAGCTCAGATGATAGTTCTGAAGAGGATACAGCGAAGAAAGCACCCGTGAAGGCACCTGCTGCAAAGGCAGTCGCAACTCCTAAAGCTGTTGCATCGAAGAAAAAGGCAGAATCCTCGGATGATAGCTCAGACGATAGTTCTGAGGACGATACAGCAAAGAAAGCACCCGTGAAGGCACCGGTGGCAAAGACAGTCGCAACTccaacggctgctgcttcgaagaagaaggcagaatCCTCGGATGATAGCTCAGACGATAGTTCTGAAGACGATACAGCAAAGAAAGCACCCGTGAAGGCACCGGTGGCAAAAGCAGTCGCAACTCCtaaagctgctgcttcgaagaagaaggcagaatCCTCGGATGATAGCTCAGATGATAGTTCTGAAGAGGATACAACAAAGAAAACACCCGCGAAAGCACCGGTGGCAAAGGCAGTAGCAACTCCTACAGCTGTtgcaacgaagaagaaggcagaatCCTCGGATGATAGCTCAGACGATAGTTCGGAAGAGGATACAGCGAAGAAAGCACCCGCCAAGGCACCTGCAGCAAAGGCAGTCGCAACTCCTACAGTTGCTgcttcgaagaagaaggcagaatCCTCGGATGATAGCTCAGATGACAgtgatgaggatgataagAAGTcatcacaacagcaacaaactgCAAATGTGGGACAAAAACGCAAAGCTCAGGATGAACAAGAAGTGGCTGAAGAACCTCCCGCGAAAAAACCTAATTTTTACAGTAATTTTGTCAAATCTAGTGAACCCTGGAACAGTCAA GAAACTCcaccgaacaaacaaaactttaaTAACGTGAATGGAAATAACAGTGCCGGAGGTACAGGAAGCGGCAAGAAAATGGCTCTTAACAGCGATGAAAAGCGTGGTATCAACCGTTTTCGGCGCgtaaaagaggaagaagtCGAAATTGATAACAGACTGATGGATAATTCCTACGAAGCAAAG AAAAACGCACGTGGTTCTTTcggtgagcgagcgaatgaaatTCTGAAGCACACGAAAGGCAAGTCATTCCGCcacgagaaaacgaaaaagaagcgCTCCGGCTATCGCGGTGGTTTGATCGACATGTCTGTTAATTCGATTAAGTTCGATGATTAG
- the LOC125955635 gene encoding venom carboxylesterase-6-like, whose amino-acid sequence MTAYRYKTLTFYVRSCLIMVLALRFALLFCFCTAFGARSGVKVTIKNGPLVGEQRDSYVAFEGIPYAKAPIGERRFAASELNDERWLEPRNATRVGAICMQWSHFKSGADKLEGEEDCLFLNVYTPNLTPAEPLPTIVFLHGGAFMYGAGGYFQPDFLLTRSLVLVTVNYRLGPFGFLSTGDDVISGNFGLKDQRTALQWVQRNIKYFGGDPNRVILSGFSAGSASVHLHYLSPLSRGLFASGIAHSGSALNPWVMVEQAAQKAKTIAAALGCPTDESEALLSCLRLRPAEEIVRQVPKLQDYLYNPFSPLGVVVESSGPRNPEPFLTEHPRKLTREGSFHRVPLILSVTEAEGLYPGAEFLGNERYVQQIDGQWNGLLPSILDYKYAVTDRLLRNALSEVIRNRYLGKAKLNEQNYQQFTQMLSNRLFFAGVTETARLMQPYIPVYLYFDQYKASYGLGEAITGTQRNLGVAHGEDLLLILPSSLRDGIPYTAEEMAMVSQFVDLYESFAYGRTPRFGSLKVPALQNTSPLTYLAINHPNSTITTNDQLSDEAFWGILDFNDGTAVQDSGFC is encoded by the exons ATGACAGCTTATCG TTACAAAACTCTCACATTCTACGTTCGATCGTGCCTGATCATGGTCTTAGCATTGCGTTTCGCGTTACTGTTCTGCTTTTGTACCGCATTTGGAGCGAGGAGTGGTGTGAAAGtgacaataaaaaatggtccTCTCGTGGGTGAGCAGCGTGATAGTTACGTCGCTTTCGAGGGTATACCCTACGCGAAGGCACCGATCGGTGAACGACGGTTTGCGGCATCCGAACTGAACGACGAGCGTTGGTTGGAACCAAGGAACGCAACCCGCGTCGGTGCTATTTGCATGCAATGGAGCCACTTCAAGTCGGGTGCGGACAAGCTCGAAGGTGAAGAGGATTGTCTGTTCCTGAATGTGTACACACCGAATCTGACGCCAGCGGAGCCCCTACCGACGATCGTGTTTCTCCACGGTGGTGCGTTCATGTACGGTGCTGGAGGATACTTTCAGCCAGACTTTTTGCTCACGCGGTCCCTGGTGCTAGTAACGGTAAACTATCGGCTCGGGCCATTCGGGTTCTTGAGTACCGGGGACGATGTGATCTCCGGTAACTTTGGACTGAAAGATCAACGAACGGCCCTGCAGTGGGTGCAGCGGAACATCAAGTACTTTGGTGGCGATCCGAACCGTGTCATTCTTTCCGGATTTTCGGCCGGTTCCGCCAGCGTTCACCTACACTATCTTTCTCCCCTTTCTCGGGGACTCTTCGCATCGGGTATCGCTCACAGCGGTTCAGCATTGAATCCGTGGGTCATGGTTGAACAGGCAGCtcaaaaagcgaaaacaattgctgctgcgcttGGTTGCCCCACTGACGAAAGTGAAGCGTTGCTAAGCTGTTTGAGACTCCGTCCGGCGGAGGAAATCGTAAGACAGGTGCCAAAGCTACAGGACTATCTTTACAATCCATTCTCTCCGCTGGGCGTAGTGGTCGAGAGTAGTGGTCCCCGTAACCCGGAGCCATTTCTCACCGAGCATCCGCGCAAACTCACACGAGAAGGATCGTTCCATCGAGTGCCGCTGATCCTTTCCGTCACCGAGGCAGAAGGACTGTATCCGGGAGCCGAGTTCCTTGGTAACGAGCGCTACGTACAGCAGATCGACGGCCAATGGAATGGGCTGTTGCCAAGCATCTTGGACTACAAGTATGCGGTGACGGATCGGCTGCTAAGAAACGCGCTTTCAGAGGTAATAAGAAACCGTTACTTGGGTAAGGCCAAATTGAACGAGCAAAACTATCAACAGTTCACCCAG ATGCTCTCCAACCGATTATTCTTTGCCGGGGTAACGGAAACGGCACGGTTAATGCAACCGTACATACCCGTTTACCTTTACTTTGACCAATATAAGGCCAGCTATGGCCTCGGTGAGGCAATAACAGGAACGCAGCGAAATTTGGGTGTCGCTCATGGTGAAGATTTGCTGCTGATTTTACCCAGCAGCTTACGCGACGGTATACCGTATACCGCGGAAGAGATGGCAATGGTTTCCCAGTTTGTGGATCTGTACGAATCGTTCGCATACGGGCGTACACCGCGTTTCGGGTCGCTAAAAGTGCCGGCCCTGCAAAATACCTCTCCGCTGACCTATCTGGCAATTAACCATCCCAACAGTACGATCACGACAAACGACCAGCTGAGCGATGAAGCGTTCTGGGGCATTCTGGACTTTAACGATGGTACTGCGGTGCAGGATTCTGGTTTTTGCTGA
- the LOC125953852 gene encoding venom carboxylesterase-6-like has translation MASGSSSLIVLIVLCFTCVVLAEDDGTTIVRIKNGPIIGERRTNYLAFEGIPYAKPPIGKLRFAPPQLNDEQWSEPRNTTRFGSVCLQWNHLIPNDDKLDGAEDCLFLNVYTRTADPEAKQPVIVFIHGGALMFGTGSFYEPDHVMRRPLVLVTFNYRLGPLGFLSTEDDHIPGNYGLKDQVTALEWVQKNIHSFGGDPKRVTIVGYSAGSASVHLHYLSPRSSGLFSHGIGHSGSALSPWVMAERSAEKAKRVSAALGCPTRQTEAMLDCLRELPAEDIVRQVAYLLDFLYNPFSPFGVVVEKRTAHNPAPFLEQTPRSLMRKGSFTKLPLILSVTEAEGLYPGAELLSKPEYLEAIDTRWNELMPSVLDYRTSVPEPTKRNQLSETIRKHYFGSARVTSDNFKDLIRLISNRLYFTGVTETVKLMQPHTSVYLYFDHFKAKYGVGEALSHRDDAAELLGVAHGDDVLLIFSSILRHLVPFTVEELAVADRFVEMYEAFSKGAKPKFGDYELPVQESPDVISYLKLGYPTSEIMRSKGGLSDEAFWQGLDFNDAPYEADEDAKQEKKEEVLLTHTEL, from the exons ATGGCGTCAGGTAGTTCATCGCTTATAGTGTTaatcgttttatgtttcacgTGTGTCGTGCttgctgaagatgatggtACTACGATCGTGCGCATAAAAAATGGTCCCATAATCGGCGAACGAAGGACAAATTATCTGGCGTTTGAGGGTATACCATACGCGAAACCGCCTATCGGTAAGCTACGCTTTGCCCCGCCACAGCTGAATGATGAACAGTGGAGCGAACCGCGAAACACGACCCGCTTTGGTTCGGTGTGTCTGCAGTGGAACCATCTGATCCCGAACGACGATAAGCTGGATGGTGCGGAAGATTGTTTGTTCTTGAACGTGTACACCAGGACGGCAGATCCGGAGGCCAAACAGCCGGTGATCGTATTTATACATGGCGGTGCGCTCATGTTCGGTACGGGCAGTTTTTATGAACCGGACCATGTGATGCGCCGACCGTTGGTCCTGGTAACCTTCAATTATCGTCTAGGACCGCTGGGATTCTTGAGCACCGAAGATGATCATATTCCCGGAAATTACGGTCTCAAGGACCAGGTGACGGCACTGGAGTGGGTCCAGAAGAACATCCACAGTTTCGGTGGCGATCCGAAGCGAGTAACGATCGTCGGTTACTCGGCCGGTTCGGCCAGCGTGCATTTACACTATCTGTCCCCACGGTCGAGTGGTCTGTTTAGCCACGGTATCGGACACAGCGGATCGGCACTCAGCCCCTGGGTGATGGCTGAACGGTCGGCCGAAAAAGCGAAACGCGTCTCGGCCGCACTCGGCTGCCCAACAAGACAAACGGAAGCGATGCTCGATTGTCTACGCGAACTTCCGGCCGAGGATATCGTGCGCCAAGTCGCTTATCTGTTGGACTTTCTCTATAATCCATTTTCACCCTTTGGCGTTGTGGTAGAGAAGCGCACGGCACATAACCCGGCACCGTTTCTCGAGCAAACGCCTCGATCGCTCATGAGGAAAGGATCGTTCACGAAGCTGCCCTTGATACTGTCCGTGACTGAGGCCGAAGGTCTGTACCCTGGTGCCGAGCTCCTGAGCAAACCGGAATACCTCGAGGCGATCGATACCCGCTGGAACGAACTGATGCCCAGTGTGCTGGACTACCGAACGTCCGTGCCGGAGCCAACGAAACGCAATCAACTTTCTGAAACGATCCGAAAGCATTACTTTGGTTCCGCGCGTGTAACGAGCGATAACTTCAAGGATCTTATCAGA CTCATCTCGAATCGCTTGTACTTTACGGGAGTGACGGAAACGGTCAAACTGATGCAACCGCACACATCGGTGTACCTTTACTTCGATCACTTCAAGGCCAAGTACGGTGTTGGGGAAGCACTGTCGCATCGAGACGACGCTGCAGAGCTGCTCGGTGTTGCCCACGGTGACGATGTGCTACTTATCTTCTCCAGTATCCTGAGACATCTTGTACCGTTTACGGTGGAAGAACTGGCCGTAGCCGATCGTTTCGTCGAAATGTATGAAGCGTTCTCCAAGGGAGCGAAACCAAAATTCGGAGATTACGAATTGCCGGTACAGGAGTCGCCGGACGTGATAAGCTACTTGAAGCTTGGCTACCCAACGAGCGAAATCATGCGCTCGAAGGGTGGTCTCAGCGATGAAGCTTTCTGGCAGGGGCTCGATTTTAACGATGCGCCCTATGAAGCGGATGAAGATGccaagcaggagaagaaggaagaggttTTGCTGACGCATACCGAGCTTTAA
- the LOC125953850 gene encoding uncharacterized protein LOC125953850 isoform X2 has translation MAALTDSILDALVYDHLSRKDKTFAEVFLKKYKSPKLPKGSPRLDEIVKHFQATKKKLQLTGNAAAAEESSSEEESDEDEEEEQVATPSKKTQANGKSAAVANGAKAANGKAATNGAAAKKPQQQEESSEEEDSDEDDDDEEEEVVAKPAPKKGPVVAKGATPAKVAAPQAKKPQQPAEEEDSDSSEEEDDEAPAVKPLVAKKGPIVALKKPQDSDDDEDDDDEEDSDDDEDEKPVSKPAIVVKAGQKRKADEEEEDDDDDEDDDDDNDDEEEEEQVKTPAKSPANKFGDKKQQQQQQQQQSGRKSFGGFDNNRNNGGEKKTYEAKPGEWNCPSCNQSNYPSRSSCFKCATANPNPATPRGGGDGGFEKRNFDKRPGDWDCGECNQSNFASRNNCFKCNSPNPNPSNNWDCPSCKFSNFESRWSCFKCQTKNPNGGGNGGGGGGRRSFGDGGGRGGGGRGGRGGGGRGAGGRGGGGRGGRGGFGGNRSFDGGAATQNKRIKLSDD, from the exons ATGGCCGCACTCACAGACTCCATCCTTGATGCCCTCGTGTACGATCATTTGTCGCGCAAAGACAAAACGTTCGCGGAAGTTTTCCTCAAGAAATACAAGTCG cCAAAGCTTCCCAAAGGATCACCCCGGTTGGACGAGAttgtaaaacatttccaaGCGACGAAAAAGAAACTTCAACTGACTGGAAATGCTGCCGCAGCAGAAGAGTCAAGCTCGGAGGAAGAAtccgatgaggacgaggaggaagagcaggtAGCCACACCGTCGAAAAAAACACAGGCCAATGGAAAGAGCGCTGCAGTAGCCAACGGTGCTAAGGCCGCAAATGGCAAGGCAGCTACGAACGGAGCCGCCGCAAagaagccacagcagcaggaggaatcCTCGGAAGAAGAGGATTctgatgaagacgatgatgatgaggaggaggaagtggtgGCCAAGCCAGCACCCAAGAAGGGACCGGTGGTCGCCAAGGGTGCTACTCCTGCTAAAGTAGCAGCACCGCAGGCCAAGAAGCCTCAACAGCcggcggaggaggaagatTCCGACAGCtcggaagaggaggacgacgaagcgCCGGCAGTAAAACCTTTGGTTGCTAAGAAGGGACCAATCGTGGCCCTTAAAAAACCGCaagacagcgacgacgatgaggatgacgatgatgaagaggattctgatgacgatgaagatgaaaaaccAGTGTCGAAACCTGCTATCGTTGTCAAGGCTGGGCAAAAGCGCAAGGctgacgaggaggaagaggatgatgatgacgacgaggacgacgatgatgacaacgacgatgaagaggaagaagaacaggTCAAAACTCCTGCCAAGTCGCCGGCGAACAAGTTCGGTGataagaagcaacagcagcaacagcaacag cagcaatctGGTCGCAAATCATTCGGTGGCTTTGATAACAACCGCAATAACGGGGGCGAAAAGAAGACCTATGAAGCTAAGCCCGGCGAATGGAACTGCCCTAGCTGTAATCAGTCCAACTATCCCAGTCGTAGCAGCTGCTTCAAGTGCGCGACGGCGAACCCGAATCCGGCCACACCGCGcggaggtggtgatggaggcTTCGAAAAGCGTAATTTCGATAAGAGACCCGGCGATTGGGATTGTGGCGAGTGCAATCAGTCAAACTTTGCATCGCGCAACAACTGCTTCAAATGCAACtctccgaatccgaatccgtcAAACAATTGGGATTGTCCGAGTTGTAAATTCTCCAACTTTGAGTCACGCTGGAGCTGCTTCAAGTGCCAGACCAAGAACCCGAACGGCGGTggaaatggcggcggcggtggcggtcgtAGAAGCTTTGGagacggtggtggccgtggcggtGGAGGCCGTGGTGGacgtggcggcggtggtcgcGGTGCTGGCGGTCGTGGTGGCGGGGGACGAGGCGGTCGAGGGGGCTTCGGTGGTAACCGAAGTTTTGATGGCGGAGCAgcgacacaaaacaaacggattAAGCTGTCAGATGATTAG